The Macrococcoides canis genome has a window encoding:
- a CDS encoding NAD(P)-dependent oxidoreductase, translated as MKIGFIGTGVMGKSMAAHLGETLFIYNRTKEKALPLIEQGHIWCDTPAEVVAQSDIIFTMLGYPIDVEAIYLGPEGLISNGRQGQIFIDCTTSSPELAQKINQEASNKGIYVLDAPVSGGDIGARNGTLSVMVGGDEAIFDKVKPLIDKFSSSVTYFGNSGSGQHTKMANQIAIATNMIGVAESLYYAHKAGLDVEKVLETISKGAAGSWSLSNLAPRILKEDYAPGFYTHHFLKDMSIALEETKKLGIELPGLELSYKLYSSLSDELKESTGTHAIYQYYSQA; from the coding sequence ATGAAAATTGGTTTTATCGGAACAGGTGTAATGGGAAAGAGTATGGCAGCACATTTAGGTGAGACACTATTCATATATAATCGTACGAAAGAAAAAGCATTGCCATTAATCGAACAAGGTCATATATGGTGTGACACGCCAGCTGAAGTCGTAGCACAATCAGATATCATCTTTACGATGCTTGGTTATCCGATTGATGTAGAAGCAATCTATCTCGGGCCAGAAGGTCTGATCAGTAATGGGAGACAAGGTCAAATATTTATTGATTGTACAACGAGTAGTCCAGAACTCGCACAAAAGATTAATCAAGAAGCGAGCAACAAAGGAATATATGTGTTAGACGCACCTGTAAGTGGTGGCGATATTGGTGCCAGAAATGGTACTTTGAGTGTTATGGTTGGTGGAGATGAAGCAATATTTGATAAAGTAAAGCCTTTAATCGATAAATTTAGTAGCTCAGTTACATACTTTGGTAACTCGGGTAGTGGTCAACATACAAAGATGGCGAATCAAATTGCTATCGCTACAAACATGATCGGTGTAGCTGAGAGTCTGTACTATGCACATAAAGCAGGGCTAGATGTTGAAAAAGTACTGGAAACGATAAGTAAAGGTGCGGCAGGAAGTTGGTCACTGTCTAATTTGGCTCCAAGAATTTTGAAAGAAGATTATGCGCCCGGTTTCTATACACATCACTTCCTGAAAGATATGAGCATTGCACTTGAAGAAACGAAGAAGCTGGGAATCGAACTTCCGGGTCTCGAATTAAGTTATAAGTTATATAGCAGTCTTTCCGATGAACTAAAAGAATCAACAGGCACACATGCGATATATCAATATTATTCGCAAGCTTGA